The following are encoded together in the Vidua macroura isolate BioBank_ID:100142 chromosome 6, ASM2450914v1, whole genome shotgun sequence genome:
- the VRTN gene encoding vertnin has protein sequence MIQRHQLVQSVLQELQEATECFGLEGLTSAALEAERTLSSFSLPGYCGSQFQEELEVDRVARSLYPEDAPSNMLPLVCKGEGNRLFEAASVLLWGNPSLSLELQVRTVVEMLLHKQYYLNGMIDSKVMLQAARYSLCTEETPEMTSLPMAILEAIFDADIKATCFPGTFANMWHVYALASVLQCNIYSIYPMSNLKIRPYFNRLIRPRKCGPRTSTLHIMWSGQQLSRQVFKAQYFVAVVGLEELEPTIPSPEPPVQPMKTLELLNSDPQLTYSNLRDRYSITKSTFYRWKRQSREHRQKAAARFAAKHFLQSCFQEGNIIPLQHFRQMFPEISRSTYYAWKHEMQSMVNGDTSALSEAHRLQELHRFVPKKADVNEPANPQGSLKSSSPSPDPIQAGIFMQGAKSYLEKCISMNTLVPYRCFKRSFPGISRSTYYNWRRKAIKENPNFKHPQSPLDNQKTLAIGKPFLQLKPSSVPVRKRRNGDRPASRSLLQLHPSLCWRKQLRDAARRQVQQWQLPFCKYRLRYPSLSSTAYWFWKDSGQTTWQHRLPWSSSSLPLNRVASLAPPRAEPGLKPQCHLEVATKHIDKPVPAMPCSTTISGYAMSERANSRMFVMDVIATAQFKAQAKLFLQQRFESKTFPTYKEFSARFPLTARSTYYMWKRALHDGLTLVDA, from the coding sequence ATGATCCAGAGGCACCAGCTGGTGcagtctgtgctgcaggagctccaggaaGCCACCGAATGCTTTGGTCTGGAGGGTCTCACCAGTGCTGCGCTGGAGGCAGAGAGGACCTTGTCATCTTTCTCCCTACCTGGCTATTGTGGAAGTCAGTTCCAAGAGGAGCTGGAGGTTGACCGGGTAGCAAGGAGCCTCTATCCTGAGGATGCCCCAAGTAACATGCTGCCTCTCGTTTGCAAGGGTGAGGGAAACCGCCTCTTTGAGGCTGCTagtgtgctgctctggggcaaccccagcctcagcctggagctgcaggtgcgTACTGTggtggagatgctgctgcacaAACAATACTACTTGAATGGCATGATTGATTCCAAAGTGATGCTGCAGGCTGCCCGCTACTCCCTCTGCACTGAGGAGACCCCAGAGATGACCAGTCTCCCCATGGCTATCCTGGAAGCCATCTTTGATGCTGATATCAAAGCTACCTGTTTTCCTGGCACCTTTGCCAACATGTGGCATGTTTATGCTCTAGCCTCAGTACTGCAGTGTAACATCTACTCCATCTATCCCATGAGCAACTTGAAGATCCGACCCTATTTCAACCGGCTCATCCGGCCCAGGAAGTGTGGCCCACGAACCTCCACGCTACACATCATGTGGTCGGGACAGCAGCTCTCCCGGCAGGTCTTCAAAGCACAGTACTTTGTGGCCGTGGTTGGCCTGGAAGAGCTGGAACCCACAATACCTTCACCAGAGCCTCCTGTCCAGCCCATGAAGACCCTTGAGCTGCTGAACAGTGACCCCCAGTTGACCTACTCCAACCTGCGTGACCGCTACAGCATCACCAAGAGCACCTTCTACCGCTGGAAGCGCCAGTCTCGTGAACACCGGCAGAAAGCGGCTGCCAGGTTTGCAGCTAAACACTTCCTCCAGTCCTGCTTTCAGGAGGGCAATATAATCCCCCTCCAGCACTTCCGACAAATGTTTCCAGAAATCTCCCGATCCACATATTATGCCTGGAAGCATGAGATGCAGAGCATGGTCAACGGGGATACCTCTGCTCTGTCTGAGGCCCACAGGTTGCAGGAACTTCACAGGTTTGTCCCAAAAAAGGCTGATGTGAATGAGCCAGCAAATCCACAGGGGAGCTTAAAATCCTCAAGTCCTTCCCCAGATCCCATCCAAGCAGGAATCTTTATGCAAGGAGCCAAATCCTACCTGGAGAAATGCATTTCCATGAACACTCTGGTGCCTTACAGATGCTTCAAACGCAGCTTCCCAGGCATCTCCAGGTCCACTTACTATAACTGGCGAAGAAAAGCAATCAAGGAGAACCCCAACTTCAAACACCCCCAGTCACCCTTGGATAACCAGAAAACTCTAGCTATAGGAAAGCCATTCCTGCAGTTGAAGCCAAGCAGTGTGCCTGTTAGGAAGAGACGGAATGGAGACAGGCCAGCATCCAGAagtctcctgcagctccatccttCTCTGTGCTGGAGAAAGCAGCTGCGAGATGCGGCCAGGAGGCAGGTCCAGCAATGGCAGCTACCGTTCTGCAAGTACCGCCTGCGCTATCCATCTCTCTCCTCCACAGCCTACTGGTTTTGGAAGGACAGTGGCCAAACCACTTGGCAGCATCgcctgccctggagcagctccagcctgccaTTGAACCGTGTGGCTTCCCTGGCACCTccaagagcagagccaggccTCAAACCACAGTGCCATTTGGAAGTAGCCACCAAGCACATAGATAAGCCAGTGCCTGCCATGCCATGCAGCACCACCATTTCGGGCTATGCCATGTCGGAGAGAGCCAACAGCCGGATGTTTGTGATGGATGTGATCGCCACTGCCCAATTCAAGGCACAGGCcaagctgttcctgcagcagcgCTTTGAGTCGAAGACCTTCCCAACCTACAAGGAGTTCAGTGCTCGCTTCCCACTCACGGCCCGTTCCACCTATTACATGTGGAAGCGTGCTCTGCATGATGGGCTAACATTGGTGGATGCCTGA